In Fusarium fujikuroi IMI 58289 draft genome, chromosome FFUJ_chr08, one genomic interval encodes:
- a CDS encoding probable cystathionine beta-lyase → MSAPSPTDSGKSANPLKRIDNEGHDLPPSPAPSSPRNGRKRYALATELVYTDSKDQYGASSVPIYQSATFKQTSASGGQQEYDYTRSGNPTRTHLERHLAKIMNAQRALAISSGMGALDVITRLLRPGDEVITGDDLYGGSHRLLTYLAANQGIIVHHVDTTTVDSVRARLSEKTAMVLLETPTNPLIKVVDIPSIARLAHEVNPKALVVVDNTMLSPMLFNPLDVGCDIVYESGTKYLSGHHDIMAGVIAMNDTQIGDKLFFVINSTGCGLSPNDSFLLMRGVKTLAIRMEKQQANAQAIAEFLESRGFRVRYPGLKSHPQYDLHWSMARGAGAVLSFETGDPAVSERIVEAARLWAISVSFGCVNSLISMPCQMSHASIDAKTRAERQMPEDIIRLCVGIEDPNDLIEDLSRALVQAGAVTVTLDGFHAAGAAKELGETPLVIQ, encoded by the exons ATGTCTGCCCCTTCGCCCACTGACTCTGGCAAGTCAGCCAACCCTCTTAAGCGAATTGACAATGAGGGACATGATCTCCCTCCATCTCCCGCTCCGTCAAGCCCTCGCAATGGTCGCAAACGCTATGCCCTCGCCACAGAACTTGTATACACAGATAGCAAGGACCAATATGGAGCCTCCAGCGTTCCCATCTATCAGTCTGCCACTTTCAAGCAGACATCAGCCAGCGGTGGCCAGCAAGAATATGACTACACCCGCTCTGGAAACCCCACCAGAACCCATCTCGAGCGACACCTCGCAAAGATTATGAACGCTCAGCGAGCGCTGGCTATCAGCTCGGGAATGGGTGCTCTCGATGTCATTACTCGTCTACTCCGACCTGGCGATGAGGTTATCACTGGCGATGATCTCTACGGTGGCAGCCACCGTCTGCTTACTTACCTAGCTGCCAACCAAGGCATCATTGTTCACCATGTCGACACAACAACCGTTGATAGCGTGCGGGCACGCCTCTCGGAGAAGACCGCCATGGTTTTGCTAGAGACTCCCACCAATCCTTTGATCAAGGTTGTGGATATTCCATCTATCGCTCGCTTGGCACATGAAGTCAATCCCAAGGCGctcgttgttgttgataaCACCATGCTTTCTCCCATGCTGTTCAACCCTCTTGATGTGGGTTGCGATATTGTGTACGAGTCTGGAACCAAGTACCTGTCTGGTCACCACGACATTATGGCTGGTGTTATTGCCATGAACGACACTCAGATCGGAGACAAGCTATTCTTTGTTATTAACTCCACGGGCTGTGGTCTATCACCAAATGACTCTTTCCTGCTCATGCGAGGTGTCAAAACCTTGGCTATTCGAATGGAGAAACAGCAAGCCAACGCTCAAGCCATTGCAGAGTTTCTCGAGTCCCGTGGCTTCCGTGTTCGATACCCTGGACTCAAATCCCACCCTCAATACGATCTGCATTGGTCTATGGCTCGCGGTGCTGGCGCGGTGCTCTCGTTTGAGACTGGTGATCCGGCCGTTTCTGAGCGTATTGTTGAGGCTGCCCGCCTCTGGGCCATCAGCGTCAGTTTCGGCTGTGTCAACAGTTTGATCAGCATGCCCTGCCAGATGAGCCATGCCAGCATCGACGCCAAGACTCGAGCGGAACGACAAATGCCTGAAGATATTATCAGACTGTGCGTTGGTATCGAGGACCCGAATGATCTGATTGAGGATCTCTCTCGCGCT CTGGTTCAGGCTGGTGCTGTGACCGTGACTTTGGATGGTTTCCACGCTGCTGGTGCAGCCAAGGAACTCGGAGAAACGCCCCTTGTCATTCAATGA
- a CDS encoding probable MSP1 AAA ATPase protein, translating into MDILLFAGMMTAGLYVARNFLNPILSNIADPDKEKHEQARRQAKAHLERLNRHKKDGLDYGDDSDSRTGPRPEDLVLNEYENLVALEMVPPEDISVGFDDIGGLDTIIEELKESIIYPLTMPHLYSHAAPLLSAPSGVLLYGPPGCGKTMLAKAVAHESGASFINLHISTLTEKWYGDSNKIVRAVFSLARKMQPAIIFIDEIDAVLGTRRSGEHEASGMVKAEFMTLWDGLTSSNSSGMPARIMVLGATNRINDIDEAILRRMPKKFPVTLPGTEQRRRILQLILQDTKMDPEHFNLDYVARITAGLSGSDIKEACRDAAMVPVREYMRQHRESGHAMSSVDPRQFRGIRSDDFLGREGGQIKLQPKRRSSGVEELIAEEQD; encoded by the exons ATGGACATATTGCTCTTTGCGGGCATG ATGACGGCTGGCCTCTATGTGGCTCGAAATTTCCTCAACCCTATCCTGAGCAACATTGCCGACCCTGATAAAGAAAAACACGAACAAGCCAGACGTCAAGCTAAAGCGCATCTTGAGCGGCTAAATCGACACAAGAAAGACGGACTGGATTATGGAGATGACAGCGATTCGAGAACGGGGCCACGACCGGAGGACCTGGTCTTGAATGAATACGAGAACCTGGTTGCACTTGAAATGGTCCCTCCTGAGGACATCTCTGTTGGGTTTGACG ACATCGGCGGTCTGGATACGATTATCGAAGAACTGAAAGAGTCGATCATATACCCTTTGACGATGCCTCACCTTTACTCTCACGCCGCACCTCTACTCTCTGCTCCCTCTGGTGTTCTTCTATACGGTCCTCCGGGTTGTGGAAAGACAATGCTCGCTAAGGCTGTTGCTCATGAGAGTGGTGCTTCTTTCATCAACTTGCATATCTCGACTTTAACAGAGAAATGGTATGGAGACTCGAACAAGATTGTCCGCGCCGTTTTCTCCTTGGCCCGAAAGATGCAGCCTGCTATCATTTTTATTGACGAAATCGACGCTGTCCTCGGTACTCGTAGAAGTGGTGAACATGAGGCCAGTGGCATGGTCAAGGCCGA GTTCATGACTCTGTGGGATGGTTTGACATCCTCGAATTCTTCAGGGATGCCTGCTCGAATCATGGTCCTTGGTGCGACCAACCGTATCAATGATATTGACGAGGCCATCCTTCGTCGTATGCCAAAGAAGTTTCCTGTCACGCTACCAGGAACAGAGCAGCGACGTCGAATTTTACAGCTCATATTGCAAGATACCAAGATGGATCCTGAGCATTTCAACCTCGATTACGTTGCAAGAATTACTGCTGGGCTCTCTGGTAGTGACATCAAGGAGGCCTGCCGAGATGCAGCAATGGTGCCCGTACGAGAATACATGCGGCAGCATCGTGAGAGTGGGCACGCGATGTCGTCCGTGGATCCCAGGCAATTCCGTGGCATTAGATCAGATGATTTCCTCGGCCGCGAAGGAGGACAGATCAAATTGCAACCAAAGCGACGGTCGAGCGGTGTTGAGGAACTGATTGCGGAGGAACAGGACTAG
- a CDS encoding probable protein MCD4, required for GPI anchor synthesis, whose amino-acid sequence MAGFSRIGFMAIAVAFHLVYIFSIFDIYFVSPIVSGMRLFNVERTDESPKTPADRLVLFVGDGLRADKAFQAHPEPYPESDEDLVPRPLAPYLRSRVLEHGTFGVSHTRVPTESRPGHVALIAGLYEDVSAVATGWKMNPVNFDSVFNRSRHTWSWGSPDILPMFQHGAVPGRVDAFAYGAELEDFSKDATELDYWVFDHVKDFFAAAATNETLNTALREDKVVFFLHLLGLDTTGHSYRPYSKEYLHNIKVVDQGVKEMVELIEGFYADDRTAFVFTADHGMTDWGSHGDGHPNNTRTPLISWGSGVATPELHPDNTAPGHDEYSSDWNLDHVRRHDVAQADVATLMSYLIGAEFPANGVGQLPLNFLSANIKEKAQASLVNAQVILEQYRIKEESKRNVELRYQAYGPLSNENLGPEQRIAHIRSLVDAGQFEEAIEESDALMEIGLQGLRYLQTYDWLFLRALITVGYLGWMTYATTTVLSLYVVQESIPPQRTLLGSAFFSSVLVALYSSFVVSESPPAYYLYAFFPVLFWEEVYARRASVTKGFKNLFGNVKSGGAVAALIFNVVLYFGIIQSLAIGYIHREVLTGLFVLGAFWPMTLGVSFLKSHGFLTLLWFFSCLAMSTFTLLPAMKVENVSLILIGGGLMTVIGLAYLVLEDFILSDFTAFKSKSKRLHTSRTLLGTQIGLIVLAILVTHSSATSLQAKLGLPRGNQVVGWVVLVVSLLMPLAYRLQPNSHYMHRLAIIFLTCAPTFIILTISYEGLFYVAFSVTLLAWVRLEYAVHAFSKGKAQNEAAVAEQQKHELGTFRPLTLSDARIALFFMVLLQSAFFSTGNIASISSFSLESVSRLIPVFDPFSQGALLILKIIIPFFLISANLGVLNKRLGVAPSALFMVVLTVSDVLTLYFFWVVKDEGSWLEIGSTITHFAIASFLCVFVAALELVSAAFIAGIQVEHEQPAAANGVKPETKGKVTSKTFAR is encoded by the exons ATGGCTGGTTTCAGCCGCATTGGCTTCATGGCCATTGCGGTCGCTTTCCATTTGGTCTATATCTTTTCGATCTTCGACATTTACTTTGTCAGCCCGATTGTCTCAGGCATGCGATTGTTCAATGTTGAGCGCACGGATGAATCTCCAAAGACTCCTGCAGATCGCCTTGTACTATTTGTTG GCGACGGTTTGCGAGCCGACAAAGCATTTCAAGCCCACCCCGAACCATACCCCGAATCCGATGAAGACCTCGTCCCTCGTCCGCTAGCTCCTTACCTTCGCTCCCGAGTGCTTGAGCATGGTACTTTTGGCGTATCGCATACTCGTGTGCCAACGGAATCCCGACCCGGCCACGTGGCCCTCATTGCCGGCTTGTACGAGGATGTATCTGCCGTTGCGACAGGATGGAAAATGAACCCGGTTAATTTCGATAGTGTTTTCAATCGCAGTCGACATACCTGGAGTTGGGGAAGTCCCGATATTCTGCCAATGTTCCAACATGGCGCTGTCCCAGGAAGGGTGGATGCATTTGCATATggagctgagcttgaggatttCTCCAAAGATGCTACGGAGCTTGATTACTGGGTGTTCGACCATGTCAAGGACTTCTTCGCCGCAGCAGCGACGAACGAGACCCTCAATACCGCTCTTCGCGAGGACAAGGTggttttcttcctccatctGCTCGGCCTGGATACTACTGGACACTCTTACCGGCCTTACTCCAAAGAGTACCTGCACAATATAAAAGTAGTTGATCAAGGTGTGAAGGAGATGGTAGAGCTCATCGAAGGCTTTTATGCCGATGACCGGACTGCGTTCGTCTTTACAGCCGACCACGGCATGACAGACTGGGGTAGTCATGGCGATGGACACCCTAATAATACCAGAACTCCTCTCATATCATGGGGTTCTGGAGTTGCCACTCCCGAGTTGCATCCGGACAATACTGCCCCTGGCCATGATGAGTACTCTTCAGACTGGAATCTGGACCATGTTCGAAGACATGATGTTGCTCAGGCTGATGTCGCAACGTTGATGTCGTATCTTATCGGCGCTGAGTTTCCAGCGAACGGCGTGGGGCAACTTCCTTTGAACTTCCTATCTGCGAACATAAAAGAAAAGGCACAAGCTTCCCTGGTCAATGCTCAGGTAATTCTTGAGCAATACCGTATAAAGGAAGAGAGCAAGAGAAACGTGGAGCTCCGCTACCAGGCTTACGGACCTCTGAGCAATGAGAACCTTGGCCCTGAGCAGCGCATTGCTCACATTCGCTCTTTGGTTGACGCTGGTCAATTCGAGGAGGCTATTGAAGAATCAGACGCTCTGATGGAAATTGGGCTTCAGGGACTTCGCTACCTGCAGACTTATGACTGGTTGTTCCTACGTGCTTTGATCACCGTTGGCTATTTAGGATGGATGACCTATGCGACCACCACCGTCCTTTCCTTATATGTGGTTCAGGAGAGCATTCCCCCTCAACGCACATTGCTTGGATCGGCGTTTTTTTCCTCAGTACTTGTCGCTCTTTACTCATCCTTCGTCGTCTCTGAATCCCCACCTGCGTACTATCTGTATGCATTTTTCCCTGTTTTGTTTTGGGAAGAGGTGTATGCTAGAAGAGCCAGCGTTACCAAAGGTTTCAAGAATCTGTTTGGTAATGTCAAGTCTGGTGGTGCGGTTGCAGCGCTGATTTTCAATGTTGTCCTCTATTTTGGTATCATTCAATCTCTG GCCATTGGATACATTCATCGTGAGGTCCTGACTGGGCTTTTTGTCTTGGGTGCTTTCTGGCCAATGACGCTGGGTGTCTCATTCTTGAAGTCCCATGGATTCCTGACCCTCTTGTggttcttttcttgcttggctATGAGTACTTTCACCCTTCTACCCGCGATGAAGGTCGAAAATGTATCCCTAAT TTTGATTGGCGGTGGATTGATGACTGTCATCGGTCTCGCATACTTGGTTCTCGAAGATTTTATTCTCTCGGATTTCACCGCTTTCAAAAGCAAATCAAAGCGTCTCCATACAAGTCGAACACTCCTTGGTACTCAA ATTGGCCTTATCGTACTTGCAATACTCGTCACACACTCCAGTGCCACTTCACTGCAAGCCAAGCTCGGTCTCCCAAGGGGCAACCAAGTAGTCGGTTGGGTCGTCTTGG TCGTGTCGCTCCTCATGCCCTTGGCATATCGGCTACAGCCTAACAGCCACTACATGCATCGCCTTGCAATCATCTTCCTAACCTGCGCACCTACgttcatcatcttgacaatTTCATACGAAGGCCTATTCTATGTGGCCTTCAGCGTCACTCTATTGGCTTGGGTGCGCCTCGAGTACGCGGTACATGCATTCTCAAAGGGCAAGGCTCAGAACGAGGCAGCTGTCGCTGAGCAGCAGAAACACGAATTGGGTACATTCCGGCCATTGACCCTCTCAGATGCTCGGATAGCACTGTTCTTCATGGTTCTACTACAgtcagccttcttcagtACCGGCAATATCgcttccatctcatcgtTTAGCTTGGAAAGTGTATCGAGGCTCATCCCAGTGTTTGATCCTTTCTCGCAGGGTGCTTTGCTGATTCTCAAGATCATTATTCCATTTTTCCTGATATCAGCGAACTTGGGAGTTCTGAACAAGAGATTAGGTGTTGCACCATCTGCGCTCTTCATGGTCGTCCTCACAGTCAGCGATGTTTTGACACTCTACTTTTTCTGGGTTGTCAAAGATGAGGGCTCATGGCTGGAAATTGGTTCAACGATCACACATTTTGCAATCGCCAGTTTCTTGTGTGTGTTTGTCGCGGCACTCGAGCTGGTGAGTGCGGCATTCATCGCTGGCATTCAAGTCGAACATGAACAACCGGCTGCCGCCAATGGCGTCAAGCCTGAGACAAAAGGCAAGGTTACGTCAAAGACATTTGCACGGTAG
- a CDS encoding related to cutinase transcription factor 1 beta produces MDVDMSSGSGTPQAQPQQQQQQPDSQSSAPAPPAPSTSTSTSAGGVSFRRQRASRACEESRATQLVLDFTTNSNINHHILQVRCDAASLGVPCTNCVAFQIECRIPNPKRKKTQGSGSQTNKDSDRYENAPPIVTRSSTLTRGFVICSDRGDANEDPSPRPVAPSSTSSLTPRAPSVYHSNNGTPPTNWTEAQARKEEVDSGTYLDLVMKPKFTRAPITEAGRVAYLGESSNLTLLVHDRQGSADVVHYPLPENVRGSRARLTELDNVEIDILHQRGAFLLPPRSLCDELIDAYFKWVHPIVPVINRTRFMRQYRDPKNPPSLLLLQSVLLAGTRACNNPQLMDANGSTTPAALTFYKRAKALYDANYEDDRVTIVQSLLLMGWYWEGPEDVTKNVFYWSRVATIVAQGSGMHRSVEQSQLSRADKRLWKRIWWSLFTRDRSVAVALGRPVHINLDDADVEMLTEDDFIEDEVDRASEYPPDPIHVQFFLEYVKLCEIMGLVLSQQYSVASKGRQRNAIDLTHSDMALADWLQNCPKIVYWEMPRHHFWSALLHSNYYTTLCLLHRAHMPPGGSSRLPDPSPYPSRNIAFQAAAMITSIVENLAAHDQLRYCPAFVVYSLFSALIMHVYQMKSPVPSIQQVTQDRLRSCMSAMKEISRVWLVGKMVYALFESIMGNKVLEERLQRAEGKRHRNLRQSLLHLEQQQNRQAEAPKRKYDDMAIDFGTTTPQPQESYERSRPQTPSAVKVESGSTMQPPPVTSPNARQSAADTFMGGTNSRPQTRPATPFNPSFSVPPTPPDLYLVTRNSPNLSQSLWENFQPDQLFPDSAAMPAFPNLSPTQTHSNLDHNAMGSVPPNNGQGGMHSQQSGHYQQRGNGMMPQGFQGHSNMWQPNMDPNLPEGQSPDSWSTASGPGQAVPTTLNVEDWFQFFGINGTDANHINLDMPLG; encoded by the exons ATGGACGTGGACATGTCGTCAGGCAGCGGCACGCCGCAGGCGCaaccacagcagcagcagcagcagccagatTCACAGTCGTCGGCACCAGCTCCTCCCGCTCCAAGCACCTCAACATCGACTTCCGCTGGCGGAGTGAGTTTTCGAAG ACAGCGAGCATCGCGTGCATGCGAG GAGTCCAGAGCGACCCAATTGGTTCTCGACTTCACCACAAACAGCAACATTAACCATCATATTCTGCAGGTTCGATGCGACGCCGCAAGCCTTGGTGTGCCCTGCACCAATTGCGTTGCCTTCCAGATCGAGTGTCGTATCCCGAATCCGAAGCGCAAAAAGACACAGGGCTCTGGCAGCCAAACCAATAAAGACTCCGATAGGTATGAGAATGCGCCCCCAATCGTTACTCGATCCTCAACGCTGACCAGAGGCTTCGTGATATGTAGCGATCGCGGCGATGCAAACGAAGACCCTTCACCGCGCCCTGTGGCCCCTTCGAGCACCTCATCACTCACCCCGCGAGCTCCTTCGGTATATCATTCCAACAATGGCACACCTCCCACCAACTGGACGGAAGCTCAAGCACGTAAAGAAGAGGTCGACAGTGGGACCTATCTTGACCTTGTAATGAAACCCAAGTTTACACGCGCTCCCATTACCGAAGCTGGGCGGGTTGCATACCTTGGCGAATCCTCCAATCTGACTCTACTTGTCCATGATCGCCAAGGCTCAGCAGATGTTGTGCATTATCCACTGCCTGAGAACGTCCGCGGCTCTCGAGCTCGACTTACTGAACTTGACAACGTCGAAATCGATATCCTACATCAAAGAGGGGCGTTTCTACTGCCTCCACGATCACTATGCGACGAGCTCATCGACGCTTACTTCAAATGGGTGCATCCCATCGTACCCGTCATCAATCGTACCCGCTTCATGCGACAATATCGAGACCCTAAGAACCCACCGTCgttacttcttcttcaatccGTTCTTCTGGCGGGTACTCGGGCCTGTAACAACCCACAGCTGATGGATGCCAACGGTTCAACGACTCCTGCTGCTCTCACTTTCTACAAACGTGCCAAGGCCTTGTACGACGCAAACTATGAAGACGATCGTGTGACAATTGTTCAATCTCTCCTTTTGATGGGCTGGTATTGGGAAGGGCCAGAAGACGTCACTAAAAATGTCTTCTATTGGAGTCGTGTGGCGACGATTGTTGCGCAAGGCTCAGGCATGCATCGATCCGTGGAACAGTCACAACTGAGCCGAGCAGACAAAAGGCTGTGGAAGCGCATATGGTGGTCCCTCTTCACCCGCGATCGCTCGGTCGCAGTTGCTCTGGGTCGCCCAGTTCACATCAATCTTGACGATGCAGATGTGGAGATGTTGACTGAAGACGACTTTATTGAGGACGAGGTTGATCGAGCAAGCGAGTATCCTCCTGATCCTATCCACGTGCAGTTCTTTCTCGAATACGTCAAACTGTGCGAAATCATGGGCCTGGTTCTATCACAGCAGTACTCCGTGGCATCAAAAGGAAGACAACGAAATGCTATCGACCTCACACACAGCGACATGGCTTTAGCTGACTGGCTACAAAATTGCCCAAAAATTGTCTATTGGGAGATGCCTCGTCATCATTTCTGGTCCGCGTTATTACACTCAAATTACTATACAACGCTATGTCTTCTACATCGAGCCCATATGCCGCCCGGTGGCTCATCACGATTGCCCGACCCTTCACCTTACCCCTCACGTAACATCGCTTTTCAGGCGGCAGCTATGATCACATCGATCGTAGAAAACCTCGCCGCACATGACCAGCTGCGATATTGTCCAGCCTTTGTTGTGTATAGTCTATTTTCTGCTCTCATCATGCACGTCTATCAGATGAAGTCTCCAGTGCCATCGATCCAGCAGGTGACACAAGATAGACTGCGCAGCTGCATGTCGGCCATGAAGGAGATCTCGCGAGTTTGGCTTGTTGGCAAGATGGTTTATGCTCTCTTCGAGTCCATCATGGGTAATAAAGTACTGGAAGAGCGGCTACAAAGGGCTGAGGGCAAGCGACACCGGAACTTGCGCCAAAGTCTCTTGCATCTTGAACAGCAACAGAATCGACAGGCCGAGGCGCCGAAGCGGAAGTACGACGACATGGCCATCGACTTCGGCACCACtactcctcagcctcaagaatCGTATGAGAGGTCGCGCCCCCAGACTCCGAGTGCTGTCAAGGTCGAATCGGGAAGCACGATGCAGCCGCCACCAGTCACGTCACCTAACGCGCGACAGAGTGCCGCAGATACGTTCATGGGAGGGACGAACTCGCGCCCGCAAACTCGGCCAGCAACACCCTTCAACCCATCATTCTCTGTACCACCAACACCTCCTGACCTCTATCTTGTTACGAGGAATTCTCCAAACTTATCACAGTCCCTTTGGGAAAACTTCCAGCCTGACCAGTTGTTCCCAGATAGTGCTGCCATGCCAGCTTTCCCTAACCTGTCACCAACACAAACACACTCCAATCTCGATCACAATGCAATGGGCTCAGTACCTCCGAACAACGGACAAGGCGGGATGCATAGCCAACAATCCGGACATTATCAACAACGAGGGAATGGGATGATGCCCCAAGGTTTTCAGGGACATTCGAATATGTGGCAGCCAAACATGGATCCGAATTTGCCAGAAGGACAGAGCCCAGACAGTTGGAGCACTGCCTCGGGACCAGGGCAAGCGGTGCCAACAACACTAAATGTCGAAGACTG GTTCCAATTCTTTGGCATCAACGGGACCGACGCTAATCATATTAACCTTGACATGCCCCTCGGCTGA
- a CDS encoding related to ARV1-involved in sterol uptake and distribution into the plasma membrane: MPICIECRHPVKTLWTAYSGAGDKASGHNIRLTVCRNCGRFCDKYVYRHLLYNTLMRDDDRLDPSVIRLGTLLLLFDVYLTWARLEKQMVPAAIPGASNLGKLSQQPIVFQYLFFLIFCALSTAAFHVSIRFLTSSAFSPLNLLGILPQYTRPNSVSTALLVSSSTKLFPILMVIWDYDVPASARSLGWAVVANNVEALRILLDCNYAIACLLAIAGAASRWVVGRAVLLAAGLADVDSIGESGVAADGKALWALLMYAKEWAGRLAVG; this comes from the exons ATGCCAATCTGCATCGAATGCAGACATCCTGTCAAGACGCTCTGGACAGCATATTCTGGCGCAGGAGACAAGGCCAGCGGACACAATATCCGACTCACTGTGTGTCGCAACTGTGGCCGCTTCTGCGACAAGTAT GTCTATCGACATTTACTATACAATACCTTGATGCGGGATGATGATCGCCTAGAT CCTTCGGTTATCCGTCTAGGcactcttctccttctctttgatGTGTACCTGACGTGGGCACGATTGGAGAAGCAGATGGTGCCTGCTGCCATCCCAGGCGCAAGCAACCTGGGTAAACTTTCACAACAACCGATTGTGTTTCAATATCTCTTCTTCC TCATCTTTTGCGCGCTCTCGACAGCAGCTTTCCATGTGAGCATACGCTTCCTCACATCGTCCGCTTTCTCccccctcaaccttcttggcatTCTTCCTCAGTACACAAGGCCCAATTCAGTGTCTACAGCTCTCCTAGTATCATCCTCCACGAAGCTATTCCCCATCCTGATGGTGATATGGGATTATGACGTTCCCGCCTCAGCTCGATCACTTGGCTGGGCTGTCGTGGCCAACAATGTCGAGGCGCTACGCATTCTTCTTGATTGCAACTATGCCATAGCATGTCTACTCGCTATCGCAGGGGCGGCTTCACGCTGGGTGGTCGGCCGGGCTGTTTTGCTCGCTGCTGGCCTTGCCGACGTTGACTCGATAGGTGAAAGTGGCGTGGCAGCAGACGGCAAAGCTCTATGGGCGTTATTGATGTATGCGAAGGAATGGGCAGGCCGTCTTGCTGTCGGGTAG
- a CDS encoding putative H(+)-transporting V0 sector ATPase subunit e VMA9: MAQGYAVFIGLVVIAALCVASWFLAPKGENQVLWRSSAILAIVSCYLMWAITFLAQLHPLIAPRKSGIREEHLH; encoded by the exons ATGGCTCAAGG ATACGCCGTCTTTATCGGCCTCGTTGTCATTGCCGCCCTGTGCGTGGCATCGTGGTTCCTTGCTCCCAAGGGCGAAAACCAAGT ACTCTGGCGATCCTCTGCTATCCTGGCCATCGTGAGCTGCTACCTTATGTGGGCGATTACGTTCCTCGCCCAACTTCACCCTCTTATTGCGCCGAGAAAAAGCGGTATCCGAGAAGAGCACCTCCACTAG
- a CDS encoding related to gamma hydroxybutyrate dehydrogenase has translation MPPTLLWIGLGNMGRGMSKNIVEKGNLDGPLLLYNRSSQRATDFSAKFPAGKTEVVESLADGVSRADVIFSCIANDEAVQETFKAILEENVKGKLFIESSTIHPDTTDAIAKDVVAKGAEFVAAPVFGAPQMAEAGQLIGVLAGPAASVARAKPWFKGVTSSKEIDLSDKPYSKALTLKVLGNTFILNMAEQLAEAHVVAEKTGLGTEAIHQIVDSIFGGPYAAYSQRMLTGDYYNRDEPLFAVELARKDARHAMSLAESVGVRLRNVEAADTHLAMAYEHVGSSADMAGIYGAIRKESGLKYENDA, from the exons ATGCCTCCCACACTACTATGGATTGGACTCGGGAACATGGGGAGG GGAATGAGCAAGAACATCGTTGAGAAGGGCAACTTGGACGGTCCCCTTCTCTTGTACAACCGTTCATCTCAGAGGGCCACTGACTTCAGTGCCAAGTTTCCGGCTGGCAAGACTGAGGTCGTTGAGTCCCTCGCCGACGGCGTCTCGAGAGCCGATGTCATCTTCTCCTGCATTGCCAACGACGAAGCCGTTCAAGAAACCTTCAAGGCGATACTTGAGGAAAACGTCAAGGGTAAGCTATTCATCGAGAGCTCAACAATCCATCCAGACACCACCGATGCCATTGCAAAGGACGTTGTGGCCAAAGGAGCCGAGTTCGTCGCTGCTCCTGTATTCGGTGCTCCTCAAATGGCTGAGGCTGGTCAGCTCATCGGTGTTCTTGCTGGACCTGCTGCCAGCGTTGCAAGGGCAAAGCCGTGGTTCAAGGGCGTAACTTCCAGCAAGGAGATTGATCTCTCGGATAAGCCTTACAGCAAAGCCTTAACTCTGAAGGTCCTTGGAAACACATTTATCCTGAACATGGCCGAGCAACTCGCTGAGGCGCACGTTGTGGCCGAGAAGACAGGTCTGGGCACTGAGGCCATTCATCAGATCGTCGACTCAATCTTCGGTGGGCCCTACGCTGCCTATAGCCAGCGTATGCTCACTGGCGACTACTATAACCGTGATGAGCCTCTTTTTGCAGTTGAGCTCGCCCGAAAGGATGCTCGACATGCTATGAGCTTGGCCGAATCTGTTGGTGTGAGACTTCGAAatgttgaggctgctgataCGCATTTGGCGATGGCTTACGAACATGTGGGCTCATCGGCAGACATGGCTGGAATCTATGGGGCTATTCGAAAGGAATCTGGTCTCAAGTACGAGAATGATGCTTAG